The Tubulanus polymorphus chromosome 1, tnTubPoly1.2, whole genome shotgun sequence genome contains a region encoding:
- the LOC141898441 gene encoding protein mono-ADP-ribosyltransferase PARP4-like isoform X6: MALTSRQIVVEFGIKVHFKQKLEIRKKITDNSGIVSYMLTKKSDYLLAVGIDDLDTTYKCRAALKLGIPIVTEQFIDACIKNGRIVDSNQYLVAQPKKCEESHEFKKGLITCIDDTHNEKSIEIDDAQLWEIGVDKNIPHWPDMYSIARAHLRYFEVETAQKLLSKEDAINPKDIPDYVIYELHMANEEKDVIRYRLYMEGKEDDQVLRACAFPKNADEALDFYAKLFTDTYIDNSDMSQNIQPLPGMGSPLLRKFFKENHFLSQSISPAIRKFVKNIWNDSIGDVEGGVEWIKQIGNDKVEKAESVLYEIQKVLSINPIPVEKLRLLSNEFYDIIPHHGSSDKEEIKSNRDVAQKQDLCQLIRDISAVSETTGWKKQPSAVAQYKALRCDLELVQPDHSDFKNINNMIMKSLSQKVKSKMEFHIYKVHRSIESNEFTKHISNQRLMFHGSPTNNFLGILSRGLLLPKAYIPTEMYNGQLGHGIYFADSISTSLKYTHPGNGSRHQLIAVCEVALGKIKDYYNNAPDLKSAPPGFNSTQGVGTHKGNTSDFEDDQYVIYDAKQQRLRYIIEIFDKNEKQDLLHDTQIDLDEEQDIADNVDNRYFENAADPLENVKVGLVSDNDTPVPLKSIHIRGKIVDLAAEVVVLQSYTNENNAPIEAKYVFPLDENAAVCGFEAFINGKHIIGEVKEKETARKEYKEAVEAGHGAYLMDQDEEMPNIFTVSVGNLPPKATVLIKITYVTELQVLQDDMIFKIAGSAVAPWMKDKNLDITTQICHDMLKADGEVSDFSLHVSIEMPFLIKKITCPNFRTLTKKTDTKAVVQLGKNERLCNDDSFELVISLAEIHVPRMWIESLPDYPDSEAAMLTFYPEFEMNVDFKTMSYTLLIDCSNSMAGKSLEHARQVTNYLTELLNEENLPFNVAKFGTGYSEYWGYPLDDEITLEDIRRFVPKADGGNTELYKPLNSYLMISGKKRVHNIILLSDGHVDNMNSVMSLLKESNEKSRLFTIGFSATANQHNLKVLASAGRGAYIFLDEKRKSTWTEKIEDLWQMTHEPALTSVSIEWGADDNVVIQAPQQITSLFNGRRLVVYGFISNCYQAILKAKFGDRELETIVSTSELSRTNGQIVHRLTARSVIKDWEVGMLNKDRVQHEFTVRKRKNYIINLSKKYSIVTALTSFVAIEKREKDEKLSSPQFDELIQEETVDFLPYIGWQESDAPIKTPPESYLSTSEDVYDDSEMFCIEAISDDFYSGYYSIPDDKMVSSLLETEEQCDYAVSSTEAEAPLHLQQTSEKSHHLPGMSIGISRRSREFSQLPSAQRQRSDNAYGLIADEKAEQLDSQQLSKLRLASNTLQASKRIYASAKKGFPLFSSKFTPPSIQKSAFQTFSEFSALSTPPPPGPPLTKFSKTSMISPPPVPPHMPKSTPKASMIAPPYPSPPVPPPMPELTLKASKISAPPTPQTRIQKSTYQVSNLFSRPTPPPPPPLPCTLPPPPPPPTLPPPPPPPPLTQSLPPPLLPKLALKASMSSAPPIPKLLSGNLGTHPGTILKSNVQACLAPQMFSAPPPPLAMRKSTSKSKSTFMRKSTDQASIVSRGFSAPGPPPPSIQKDLRAASLLGADELAETSSAATAATKKKISLDGQSARDGALLDEHIEKFRRSASRLRRTIVTQDACTDSVSFGSSRLDKATTFGSGAEALLTETTYAATAATKKKISIDGQSARKLKIRSSIRGTHSTARPDACTDSVSFGSSLLEKATTLGSSTPATAGFGSSSALSPVEHDGLTSGHRGFGRDSGVFEKKKMIRAMPRIRFKEQSLDMISLPRTVTDQVDAFSFGGSPTTYTYAGDQNKLPVPDSDEDACMKTKSDDNENDLTIPEPVISWRKAELPMKKVFPPRNFRDIIDGHCVEREISKSTNTSSQKILPPMIKVLPDRSLRSYIDSDDIYSYF, translated from the exons ATGGCACTGACTTCGCGGCAGATTGTTGTGGAGTTTGGAATAAAAGTTCATTTCAAGCAAAAATTAGAGATCCGCAAAAAAATCACTGACAATTCTGGCATTGTATCTTACATGCTAACAAAAAAG AGCGACTACTTGCTTGCAGTTGGTATTGATGATCTAGATACCACATACAAATGCCGGGCTGCGCTAAAACTCGGAATACCAATAGTTACAGAGCAATTCATTGATGCTTGCATTAAAAATGGTAGAATAGTGGATTCCAATCAATATTTGGTTGCACAACCAAAGAAATGCGAGGAATCgcatgaatttaaaaaaggtTTAATAACATGCATTGATG ATACGCATAATGAAAAGAGTATTGAAATAGATGATGCTCAGCTATGGGAAATCGGAGTTGATAAGAACATACCACATTGGCCTGACATGTACAGCATTGCTAGAGCACATTTGAGATATTTTGAG GTTGAAACTGCACAAAAACTTCTTTCAAAAGAGGATGCTATCAATCCAAAG GACATACCTGATTATGTAATCTATGAGTTGCATATGGCTAATGAAGAAAAGGATGTCATCCGCTACAGACTTTATATGGAAGGGAAAGAAGAT GACCAAGTGTTACGAGCGTGTGCCTTTCCAAAAAATGCAGATGAAGCTCTTGATTTTTATGCTAAATTATTCACTGACACTTATATTGATAATTCCGATATGTCTCAAAACATTCAACCATTACCAGGGATGGGATCGCCACTTTTAAGGAAG TTCTTCAAAGAAAACCATTTCTTAAGCCAATCCATCTCACCTGCTATTagaaaatttgtgaaaaacaTTTGGAATGATTCTATCGGAGATGTTGAGGGTGGTGTTGAATGGATAAAACAGATTGGAAATGACAAG GTTGAGAAGGCTGAATCAGTGTTGTACGAAATACAGAAAGTCCTTTCAATCAACCCGATTCCCGTTGAAAAACTACGGCTGCTCTCTAATGAATTCTATGATATCATACCTCATCATGGGAGTAGTGATAAAGAGGAAATAAAGTCGAACAGAGATGTCGCTCAAAAGCAAGATTTATGTCAG CTAATTCGGGATATCTCTGCGGTGTCAGAGACAACTGGCTGGAAAAAACAACCCAGTGCTGTAGCTCAGTATAAGGCTTTAAGATGTGACTTAGAATTGGTTCAACCAGATCATTCAGATTTCAAGAATATAAACAATATGATCATGAAATCTCTTTCACA GAAGGTCAAAAGTAAAATGGAGTTTCATATCTACAAAGTTCATCGATcaatagaatccaatgaattCACCAAGCACATATCTAATCAAAGACTCATGTTTCATGGCTCTCCTACAAACAACTTCTTGGGTATTTTATCACG AGGTCTTCTATTACCAAAAGCTTACATCCCAACTGAAATGTACAATGGACAACTAGGACATGGAATATACTTTGCTGATTCGATAAG tACAAGCTTGAAATATACTCATCCAGGCAATGGTAGTCGGCATCAATTAATTGCTGTTTGTGAGGTTGCTTTgggaaaaataaaagattattacAACAATGCCCCTGATCTGAAATCAGCTCCCCCTGGATTCAATAGCACTCAAGGCGTTGGCACGCACAAGGGAAACACTAGCGATTTTGAG GATGATCAGTATGTGATATATGATGCGAAACAGCAGAGATTGCGATATATCATAGAAATTTTTGATAAGAATGAAAAACAGGACTTATTACATGATACTCAAATTGATCTAGACGAAGAACAAGATATCGCTGACAATGTGGATAACCGAt attttgaaaatgctgcTGATCcattggaaaatgtaaaagttGGTTTGGTATCGGATAACGATACGCCAGTACCGCTGAAGTCAATACATATTCGTGGAAAGATCGTTGATCTGGCTGCGGAG gtAGTTGTATTGCAGTCATAcacgaatgaaaataatgcgcCTATAGAAGCAAAGTATGTTTTTCCGTTGGATGAAAATGCTGCTGTGTGTGGTTTTGAAGCATTCATAAATGGTAAACATATCATCGGTGAAGTGAAAGAGAAAGAGACAGCTCGCAAAGAATATAAAGAAGCAGTTGAGGCTGGACATGGTGCCTATCTGATGGATCAGGATGAAGAGATGCCA AATATATTTACTGTTAGTGTTGGTAATTTACCACCAAAAGCCACTGTTCTCATCAAAATAACTTACGTTACTGAATTACAAGTCCTACAAGACGACATGATATTCAAGATTGCTGGATCTGCTGTTGCTCCATGGATGAAAGATAAGAATCTTGACATTACAACACAA ATATGTCATGATATGCTCAAAGCTGATGGTGAAGTTAGTGATTTCTCATTGCATGTATCCATTGAGATGCCTTTCCTTATCAAAAAGATTACTTGTCCAAACTTCAGAACCCTGACTAAG aAAACCGACACAAAAGCCGTTGTTCAACTTGGAAAAAATGAACGATTATGCAATGATGATTCATTTGAATTAGTCATTTCACTAGCCGAGATACATGTCCCCAGAATGTGGATTGAAAGTTTACCTGATTATCCGGATAGTGAG GCAGCCATGTTGACGTTTTACCctgaatttgaaatgaacgTCGACTTTAAAACAATGAGTTACACTTTGCTGATAGATTGTTCAAATTCAATGGCTGGAAAATCATTAGAGCATGCACGGCAAGTGACAAATTATCTGACCGAACTTTTAAACGAAGAAAATTTACCTTTCAATGTGGCTAAGTTTGGAACAG GATATTCAGAATATTGGGGGTATCCATTGGATGATGAAATAACTCTTGAAGATATCAGAAGATTTGTTCCTAAG GCTGATGGTGGGAATACTGAGTTGTATAAGCCACTAAACTCATACCTTATGATCAGTGGAAAAAAACGTGTACATAACATTATTCTTCTTTCGGATGGTCATGTTGATAATATGAATTCGGTGATGTCGTTATTGAAAGAAAGCAATGAAAAAAGTCGTCTTTTCACAATCGGCTTCAGTGCTACGGCGAATCAACATAATCTGAAAGTGCTTGCAAGTGCAGGCCGAGGTGCATATATATTtcttgatgaaaaaagaaaatctactTGGACCGAGAAG ATAGAGGATTTGTGGCAAATGACACATGAACCAGCACTTACTTCAGTTTCCATTGAATGGGGAGCTGATGACAATGTAGTAATTCAAGCTCCACAACAAATTACTTCATTGTTTAATGGAAGGCGTCTTGTTGTTTATGGATTCATATCAAATTGTTACCAG GCCATACTGAAAGCTAAATTTGGTGATCGAGAATTGGAAACAATTGTGTCGACATCAGAACTAAGCAGAACTAATGGTCAG ATTGTTCATCGATTAACCGCTCGTTCAGTTATCAAAGATTGGGAAGTTGGAATGTTAAACAAAGATCGTGTACAACATGAATTTACAGTCCGTAAAAGGAAGAACTACATAATCAATTTGAGTAAAAAGTATTCAATAGTGACAGCTTTGACTAGCTTCGTGGCTATTGAGAAACGAGAAAAG GATGAGAAACTGAGTTCACCCCAGTTTGATGAACTTATACAAGAGGAGACTGTTGACTTTCTTCCCTACATCGGTTGGCAAGAGAGCGATGCTCCCATAAAGACACCGCCAGAATCATATTTATCAACTTCTGAAGATGTTTATGATGATTCTGAAATGTTCTGCATCG AGGCTATTAGCGATGATTTCTACAGCGGTTACTATTCAATCCCTGATGATAAGATGGTTAGTTCCCTACTGGAAACAGAAGAACAATGTGATTATGCGGTATCTTCAACTG AAGCGGAAGCCCCACTGCACCTGCAGCAAACATCAGAAAAGTCTCATCATCTACCAGGAATGTCTATTGGTATATCCCGACGGTCTAGAGAGTTTTCTCAGCTTCCCTCTGCTCAGAGGCAACGATCAGACAATGCTTATGGCCTAATTGCTGATGAAAAAGCCGAACAATTAGATTCacaacaattatcaaaattaagatTAGCCTCAAATACCCTTCAGGCTTCCAAGCGTATATATGCTTCTGCTAAAAAGGGATTTCCGCTTTTTTCTTCAAAGTTTACTCCACCTTCTATTCAAAAGTCTGcgtttcaaacattttcagaattttctgctTTATCCACTCCCCCACCACCTGGACCACCCctgacgaaattttcaaaaacttcaaTGATTTCCCCACCACCTGTCCCACCACACATGCCAAAGTCTACTCCAAAAGCTTCAATGATTGCCCCACCATATCCCTCACCACCTGTCCCACCACCTATGCCAGAATTGACTTTAAAAGCTTCAAAGATATCTGCTCCTCCAACTCCCCAAACACGCATTCAAAAGTCGACTTATCAAGTATCAAACTTGTTTTCTAGACCAACACCTCCCCCACCACCACCTCTGCCATGTACACTCCCACCACCACCTCCGCCACCTACTCTCCCACCACCACCTCCTCCACCACCTCTGACACAATCTCTCCCTCCACCTCTCCTTCCAAAGTTAGCTTTGAAAGCTTCAATGAGCTCAGCCCCACCAATTCCCAAACTACTCTCTGGAAATTTAGGAACTCACCCGGGAACCATTCTAAAGTCTAATGTTCAAGCATGTTTGGCACCACAAATGTTTTCTGCCCCACCACCTCCTCTGGCCATGCGAAAATCTacttctaaatctaaatctacCTTCATGCGAAAATCTACTGATCAAGCATCGATTGTTTCTCGAGGGTTTTCTGCACCAGGACCTCCCCCGCCTTCCATTCAAAAGGATCTAAGAGCGGCATCACTGCTTGGAGCTGATGAATTAGCAGAAACTAGttcagcagcaacagcagctactaaaaaaaaaatatcgttaGATGGTCAAAGTGCTAGAGACGGCGCATTATTGGATGAAcacattgaaaaatttagaagaTCAGCGAGTAGGTTACGTCGCACCATTGTCACACAAGATGCATGTACTGATAGTGTTAGTTTTGGTTCATCGCGTCTGGATAAAGCCACAACTTTTGGTAGTGGAGCTGAAGCATTATTAACAGAAACTACTTACGCAGCAACAGCAGCTactaagaaaaaaatatcgataGATGGTCAAAGTGCTAGAAAATTGAAGATAAGATCATCGATTAGGGGTACACACTCCACTGCAAGACCAGATGCATGTACTGATAGTGTTAGTTTTGGTTCATCACTTCTGGAAAAAGCCACAACGTTAGGTAGTTCTACACCTGCAACAGCTGGGTTTGGTTCTAGCAGTGCCCTCTCTCCAGTAGAACATGATGGACTGACATCTGGCCACCGTGGTTTTGGAAGGGATTCAggagtatttgaaaaaaagaaaatgatcaGAGCTATGCCGAGAATTAGATTCAAAGAACAGTCTCTGGATATGATTTCATTACCAAGAACAGTGACTGATCAAGTAGATGCTTTTTCCTTTGGCGGCAGTCCGACTACCTATACTTATGCTGGAGATCAGAATAAATTGCCAGTTCCTGACAGCGATGAAGATGCatgtatgaaaacaaaatcagaTGACAATGAAAATG aTTTGACTATACCCGAGCCTGTTATATCTTGGAGGAAAGCTGAGCTTCCTATGAAAAAGGTTTTTCCTCCACGCAATTTTAGAGATATAATTGATGGTCATTGTGTCGAACGGGAGATTTCAAAATCGACCAATAccagtagtcagaaaattttACCTCCCATGATAAAAGTGTTGCCTGATCGTTCACTTCGAAGTTACATTGATTCAGATGATATTTATTCA TACTTTTGA